In Bdellovibrionales bacterium, the following proteins share a genomic window:
- the prfA gene encoding peptide chain release factor 1 has product MFSKLEEVESRFERIQQELQEPGIANDQDKYRSLMKELSSLQDVVRAFREYKRTLAEIAGNKEILEHDRDEDLRDLAKEELAHLVQVQDQLQRDLQVLLLPKDPADEKDVILEIRAGAGGDEASLFAAELFAAYSHYSSKRGWKVNLISASPGNLGGYREIIASITGDRVYSNLKFESGVHRVQRVPKTESQGRIHTSTVTVAILPEADEVSVKIDPNDLRIDVFRSSGHGGQSVNTTESAVRVTHIPSGLVVSCQDGKSQLSNKEQALKVLYSRLLALEEEKARKEASTARLAQMGTGDRSERIRTYNFPQSRITDHRVGLTIHQLNEVLAGDMEPIIDPLKAHFQAELLKHQGIK; this is encoded by the coding sequence ATGTTTTCAAAGCTCGAAGAGGTAGAAAGTCGTTTCGAGCGAATTCAACAAGAATTACAGGAACCCGGAATTGCAAATGATCAGGACAAGTACAGGAGCTTAATGAAGGAATTATCCAGCCTTCAGGATGTGGTTCGTGCTTTTCGGGAATACAAAAGAACCCTAGCTGAAATTGCTGGCAACAAAGAAATATTAGAACACGACAGGGACGAAGATCTCAGAGATCTCGCAAAAGAGGAACTGGCGCACTTGGTCCAAGTCCAAGATCAATTGCAGAGGGATCTACAGGTTCTGTTATTGCCGAAGGATCCTGCTGACGAGAAAGACGTTATATTAGAGATTCGTGCAGGAGCAGGTGGCGACGAAGCGAGTCTATTTGCCGCTGAATTATTTGCTGCCTATTCTCATTACTCGAGCAAGAGAGGCTGGAAGGTTAATTTAATTAGCGCATCGCCCGGTAACTTGGGTGGGTACAGAGAGATTATCGCTTCCATCACTGGCGATCGCGTTTACTCAAATTTAAAGTTCGAGAGCGGCGTTCATCGAGTTCAGAGAGTTCCAAAGACCGAGTCTCAAGGAAGAATTCACACGTCGACCGTTACAGTAGCCATTTTGCCAGAGGCAGACGAAGTGAGCGTAAAGATCGACCCCAATGACTTGCGCATAGACGTGTTTCGTTCGAGTGGACACGGGGGCCAATCTGTTAATACGACGGAGTCAGCTGTTCGAGTGACCCATATTCCGAGCGGCTTGGTGGTGAGTTGTCAGGACGGCAAGTCGCAACTTTCAAACAAGGAACAGGCGCTCAAGGTTTTGTATTCTCGTCTGTTGGCCTTGGAGGAGGAAAAGGCAAGAAAAGAAGCGTCCACAGCCAGATTGGCTCAAATGGGAACTGGAGATCGAAGCGAAAGAATTAGAACTTACAATTTTCCACAGTCGCGAATAACAGACCATCGAGTCGGATTAACTATCCATCAATTGAATGAGGTATTGGCGGGAGACATGGAGCCAATCATAGATCCGCTCAAGGCTCATTTTCAGGCTGAACTGCTGAAACATCAGGGTATAAAATAG